From Pseudoalteromonas sp. R3, one genomic window encodes:
- a CDS encoding Gldg family protein → MQHNVTPLRLCWTIAAKELWLVFSSPLAYLFLLVFGGVALFTFFWAEAFFARNIADIRPLFEWLPVLMIFLSSAFTMRLWSDERRSGTLEFVYTQPLGLWQFVLGKFIACVLLLLLALAITLVVPLSVSFLAELDWGPVWSGYLATLLLGSVYLSIGLFVSARTDNPIISFMLATCICVLLYVIGSEGLTGFFGHQIAEVMRLFGTGSRFESIARGVVDLRDLYYYLSLILVFLLLNVFALERARWVDKPVKAHHKHWHLGVTFAVANLLFANLWLYKLPYLRVDTTQGQQYSISTQTKRYLQQLEEPLLIRGYFSAKTHPLLAPLVPQMRDLIAEYEVAGAGKVRAEFIDPQQNPQLEEQANREYGIRAMPFQVEDRYQSAIVSSYFDILVKYGDQYQVLGFRDLIEVNARGESDLDVVLRNPEYDLTRTIKSVLEDYRAEGQIFDMVDKPLTFNAYVSATQVLPEQLNSLLEDIRQVMTTYEADANGKLSVNYQDPAEDSALAQHLAEELGMMPMRAGLLSGEEFYFI, encoded by the coding sequence ATGCAGCATAATGTAACGCCATTGAGGCTGTGCTGGACAATTGCCGCTAAAGAACTGTGGCTGGTATTTTCGTCACCACTGGCATATCTGTTCTTATTGGTTTTTGGTGGTGTGGCCCTGTTTACTTTCTTCTGGGCTGAGGCTTTTTTTGCCCGCAATATTGCGGATATCAGACCTTTGTTTGAGTGGTTACCGGTACTGATGATCTTTTTGTCATCGGCCTTTACCATGCGCCTATGGAGTGATGAGCGTCGCTCCGGTACGCTGGAGTTTGTTTACACCCAGCCACTTGGGTTGTGGCAATTTGTATTGGGCAAATTTATTGCCTGTGTGCTGTTGCTGCTACTGGCTTTAGCCATCACTTTGGTGGTGCCATTGAGTGTCTCATTTTTGGCTGAACTGGACTGGGGCCCGGTCTGGTCGGGCTATCTGGCAACCTTATTACTGGGCAGTGTGTATCTCAGTATAGGCTTATTTGTCTCCGCCAGAACGGATAACCCGATCATCAGTTTTATGCTTGCCACATGTATCTGTGTACTCTTATATGTGATTGGTAGTGAGGGGCTAACCGGGTTTTTTGGCCACCAGATTGCGGAAGTTATGCGCTTGTTCGGAACGGGTAGTCGCTTTGAATCTATTGCCCGGGGTGTAGTGGATTTAAGAGATCTGTATTATTATTTGTCGCTGATCCTAGTCTTTTTGCTACTCAATGTGTTCGCTTTGGAGCGCGCCCGCTGGGTGGATAAACCCGTCAAAGCTCATCATAAACACTGGCATTTGGGAGTCACTTTTGCTGTCGCCAACTTGCTATTTGCAAACCTGTGGTTATACAAGCTGCCTTATTTGCGCGTTGACACCACACAGGGGCAGCAATACTCCATTTCGACCCAGACAAAACGCTATTTACAGCAGTTAGAAGAGCCCTTGTTGATCCGTGGTTATTTCTCTGCAAAAACCCATCCTTTGCTGGCGCCGCTGGTACCACAAATGCGAGATCTGATCGCTGAATATGAAGTGGCAGGTGCAGGCAAAGTGCGGGCAGAGTTTATAGACCCACAGCAAAATCCGCAGCTGGAAGAACAAGCCAACCGTGAATATGGGATCCGGGCAATGCCGTTCCAGGTTGAAGACCGTTATCAGTCTGCAATAGTCAGTTCCTATTTTGATATATTGGTCAAATATGGGGATCAGTACCAGGTACTTGGTTTTAGAGACTTAATTGAGGTTAATGCCCGTGGTGAGAGCGACCTGGATGTGGTGCTCAGAAACCCGGAGTATGACCTGACCCGCACCATTAAATCCGTGCTTGAAGATTACCGCGCTGAAGGCCAGATATTCGATATGGTGGATAAACCGCTGACCTTCAATGCCTATGTATCTGCCACGCAAGTGCTACCCGAGCAGCTCAATTCTCTGCTTGAGGATATCAGGCAGGTAATGACGACGTATGAGGCTGACGCGAATGGCAAGCTCAGCGTTAACTATCAGGATCCGGCTGAAGACAGCGCGCTTGCACAGCATCTGGCTGAAGAGCTGGGGATGATGCCAATGCGAGCTGGTTTGTTATCCGGCGAAGAGTTTTATTTTATCTGA
- a CDS encoding ATP-binding cassette domain-containing protein, which produces MLTVRDLSRRYGNFIAVNNVSFDIEPGQIVGLLGHNGAGKTTIMKMLSGYLEPDDGEVALDGINLAKNSRAFQAKLGYLPESLPVYPDMIVADYLDFAASLKGLQGRNKNQQIKQAVGATALETRLFSSISSLSRGYKQRVGVAQALLGEPRLLILDEPTNGLDPQQTQQMRHLIKEVAKRATVILSTHIMQEVEALCDRVILLSKGEIQLDKPLSEIKNSTQVALCCDAAPAQLGFVSRLSGVRRFNLVSHTGDYHTYHLDLMPEAEHSNVCAELIQKLVHCGLRVFEVGQVNRDLETLFSEYGQKEASHAA; this is translated from the coding sequence ATGCTTACGGTGCGTGATTTATCCCGTCGCTACGGGAATTTTATTGCTGTCAACAATGTCAGCTTTGACATTGAACCTGGTCAGATAGTGGGCTTGCTTGGCCACAATGGCGCAGGTAAAACCACCATAATGAAAATGCTCTCAGGTTATCTGGAGCCGGATGACGGGGAGGTCGCGCTAGATGGCATCAATCTGGCCAAAAACTCTAGGGCGTTTCAGGCAAAACTGGGCTACCTGCCCGAAAGTTTGCCAGTCTATCCGGATATGATAGTGGCTGATTATCTGGATTTTGCAGCCAGTCTAAAAGGGTTGCAGGGCAGGAACAAGAACCAACAGATAAAGCAAGCCGTCGGCGCAACCGCACTTGAAACCCGTTTATTTTCCTCAATCTCATCTTTGTCACGTGGTTACAAACAAAGGGTCGGGGTGGCGCAGGCCCTGCTTGGTGAGCCACGCCTGCTGATCCTGGATGAACCAACCAATGGTCTGGATCCGCAACAAACACAGCAGATGAGGCACCTGATTAAGGAAGTAGCTAAACGGGCGACTGTCATATTATCGACCCATATCATGCAGGAAGTCGAGGCCTTGTGTGACCGTGTGATATTGCTGAGCAAAGGAGAAATTCAGCTCGATAAACCACTGAGCGAGATAAAAAATAGTACTCAGGTGGCGCTATGTTGCGATGCAGCTCCAGCACAGCTTGGGTTTGTTTCTCGTCTAAGTGGCGTGCGGCGTTTCAATCTGGTCTCACACACTGGCGATTATCATACGTATCATCTCGATCTTATGCCTGAGGCGGAGCACTCAAACGTGTGTGCTGAACTGATTCAAAAGTTGGTACATTGTGGACTCCGAGTTTTCGAAGTCGGGCAGGTAAACCGGGATCTGGAAACCCTATTTAGCGAATATGGTCAGAAGGAGGCAAGCCATGCAGCATAA